GGTATTAATCAGAATCCATTTTTTGGAGCAAACTCTGCATTACCGTATTTACTTCCTGAAGAATCACCAACAACACAAGAATTGGTTGACAATTTGATTTTTGGTTATAGCCCATATTTTATTCAGGATAAATTATTTAAGGATGTATCTTTAGTAGAAGAACTAAAAATAGTTGCTTCAGTAAACGCAAGTTTAAATATTACAGACAATTTAGTTGCTTCTGTAGTTAGTGGTGTAGATTATCAAAGTACTTCTTTTATAGGCACTAGAAACCCAGAAGGTTTTAACGCTCAGTACTTTAATCCAAACAACCCTGGTTTTTCAAGTCAAAACTCAAGAAGAAGAGCTGCTTTTAATACAACTGCTTCTTTAAACTATACATATGAAACAGGGAAACACACTTTAAATGCTGGTTTATATTCTGAATATTTCAAAGCTTTTTTAAGAGACTTTGGTTTTACATCTAATGGTTTAAACCCAAAAACTTTCTTCCCAGGTGATGGTGCAGGATTTATTGGTGACAATGCAAATGATGATTTATTTGTAGATACTGTTTTTGCGAACAGAATTGATGCTGGATTATTATCTTATTTCGGTACTCTTGATTATGATTATGATTCTACATTTGGTTTAAGTGCTACTTTTAGACGTGATGCTTCTTATAGATTCTCTACTACGAATAGATGGGGTAATTTCTTCTCTGTTTCAGGTAGAATTAATTTAGATCAGTTAGATTTCATGGAAAACACTGCATTTAATTCACTTAAATTAAGAGGTTCTTATGGAACAACTGGTAACCAAAGAATTGCTGGAGGAAATTATTATTCAGCACCAGATTTAGCATTTGACTTTTTTGGAACTGGAGTTGGTTATAATGGAGAACAAACAATTGGTTTAAGCCAGTTAGGAAACGATACTCTTAAATGGGAAACTGTAGCCCAAGGAAATATTGGTATCGATTTTGGTGTTTGGAACAGTAGATTAAGAGGTTCTCTTGATTACTATAGAAAAAAGACATCTGATCTTTTCCAAAGTTTACCAGTATCAGCTATTACAAGTGTAACGTCAATTAGTGCAAACGTAGGTAGTTTATACAACAACGGTTTTGATTTTGAACTTTCTTATGATTTAGTAAGAAATAATGATTTAACGATTACTGTAAATACTGTTGGAAACTTTAACGAAAACTATTTAGATGACTTACCAGCAGAAGTTGATGAAGTAACTGGTGAAGTACAAATTTTAGGAATTGGTAGAAACGGAGGTCCTATTTTTGAAAGATTTGATGTTCGTTATGCTGGTGTAAACCCTGCAAACGGAAACGAATTATTTCTTGACAGAAATGGAAACTTAACAGAAAATCCTAACCCAGATACTGATAGAGTTTGGTCTGGATTAAACACAACTCCAGAAGCTCAAGGTAGTTTTGGTTTAAATGTAGATTACAAAGGTTTTTTCCTTCAAACACAATTCAATTATGTTCTTGGAGTTGATCAATTAGACTTTGATTATGCTAACTTTATGGATCCAGGAGCTATCACGCAATTTAATTTATCAGCAGATATGTTAAGAGCATGGACACCTACAAACAGAGTTACAGATGTACCATCAATTCAACCAGGAGGTAACGTTGGAGTTTTTAATTCAAATAGATTTTTAGCAGATAAAGACCATGTTAGATTAAGATTTGCTACTATTGGTTATTCATTCCAAAAAGATGTTCTTCAGAGAATTGGATTTAAGACTTTAAGAATTTTTGCAAACGGAGAAAATTTAGTAACTTTTACTAAGTTTAGAGGTTTTGATGCTGCATCTAGATTAACAGGAAGAGAATATCCAACGCCAGTAACATATTCATTAGGAGTAGAAATAGGATTATAAAATATAAAAACATGAAGAATAAAATATATAAATTAACAGTCGTTGTAATGATTGCAATTTTCTCAAGTTGTGAAAATGCAGTAGACATAACGCAAGTTGGTAGAGTTACAGCGGATGTAGCTTTTACAAACGTATCAGAACTGAGAGATGGTTTAATTAGCTCATATGGATTTTTCGATTTAACAAGAGAAGTTGCTATGGCAGTTAATTATACTGACGAAACAGCCGAAGGAACTGAAAATGGTGGTCAAGGAAGAACAACAGGTCATATTTTCAATTTAAACGCGGGTTCAGCTGCTGCTTCAACTTTTTGGACTAATGGATATGATAGATTAAATTCATTAAACAGACTAATTGAGGCTGCAGATCTTGTAGAACCAGCAGATGCAGCTGAAACTGCACAAAAAAATGACATCCTTGGTCAAGCATACGCATTAAGAGCTTATGCAAACTTCCAATTGGTAAGTTATTATTCTACAGATTATACGAATGATGCTGCTTTAGCAGTATTAAAAGTAGATTTTGTACCAAGTATTGCTGATAAATTATTAAGAAGTACTAATGGAGAACTTTTTCAATTGATTGATGAAGATTTAACAAAAGCAGCTTCATTAATAGATGATCAAAGCAATCCTATATTTGTTTCTAAAGATTTCGTGACTGCATTACGTGCTAGAATGGCTGCTTACAGACAAGATTATACAACAGCTGAAACTTTAGCGAATAGTTTAATGACAAGATACCCATTAGCAAACCG
The DNA window shown above is from Polaribacter sp. Hel_I_88 and carries:
- a CDS encoding SusC/RagA family TonB-linked outer membrane protein — its product is MKTKFNGILTLLLAFVVQISFAQEKTVSGSVTDESGTLPGVSVLVKGTTKGTETDFDGKYSIKTKTGDILVYRYLGYKVVEKTVGASNVIDVKLVEDSNQLEEIIVTGYSTISKAKVSTASTQVSAATIENRPSGNLVNTLAGQVPGLDISISSGQPGANALVQLRGVNSINGNTEPLFILDGTPVDEDNFRSLNQNEIASITVLKDAGATAIYGSRGANGVIVIKTKQGRKNTPLVVNVNSIYSFSEFPNDRYNLMNSQQYATLERQRGIGLGAGNAVGISYPSNGGPLTDEQIAALPNGDWAGEFLRTGATANHTVTLTSGGENSNQFTSLGYFEQEGILAVSDLKRFNLRNNINGGSDKFKYGTSVSLNYSTNNTPTSVGTSGINQNPFFGANSALPYLLPEESPTTQELVDNLIFGYSPYFIQDKLFKDVSLVEELKIVASVNASLNITDNLVASVVSGVDYQSTSFIGTRNPEGFNAQYFNPNNPGFSSQNSRRRAAFNTTASLNYTYETGKHTLNAGLYSEYFKAFLRDFGFTSNGLNPKTFFPGDGAGFIGDNANDDLFVDTVFANRIDAGLLSYFGTLDYDYDSTFGLSATFRRDASYRFSTTNRWGNFFSVSGRINLDQLDFMENTAFNSLKLRGSYGTTGNQRIAGGNYYSAPDLAFDFFGTGVGYNGEQTIGLSQLGNDTLKWETVAQGNIGIDFGVWNSRLRGSLDYYRKKTSDLFQSLPVSAITSVTSISANVGSLYNNGFDFELSYDLVRNNDLTITVNTVGNFNENYLDDLPAEVDEVTGEVQILGIGRNGGPIFERFDVRYAGVNPANGNELFLDRNGNLTENPNPDTDRVWSGLNTTPEAQGSFGLNVDYKGFFLQTQFNYVLGVDQLDFDYANFMDPGAITQFNLSADMLRAWTPTNRVTDVPSIQPGGNVGVFNSNRFLADKDHVRLRFATIGYSFQKDVLQRIGFKTLRIFANGENLVTFTKFRGFDAASRLTGREYPTPVTYSLGVEIGL
- a CDS encoding RagB/SusD family nutrient uptake outer membrane protein, with the translated sequence MKNKIYKLTVVVMIAIFSSCENAVDITQVGRVTADVAFTNVSELRDGLISSYGFFDLTREVAMAVNYTDETAEGTENGGQGRTTGHIFNLNAGSAAASTFWTNGYDRLNSLNRLIEAADLVEPADAAETAQKNDILGQAYALRAYANFQLVSYYSTDYTNDAALAVLKVDFVPSIADKLLRSTNGELFQLIDEDLTKAASLIDDQSNPIFVSKDFVTALRARMAAYRQDYTTAETLANSLMTRYPLANRTQYRLMFVDEDNTEIIFKLQRDVNGIYDNQPGSGTVAATGWIGGVTLFGANTPYFEIGRSLFNLIDPDDVRYNVIVDPVSIVAPDYTNTSNYREEDVLQVNKYPGKPGQVLLNDNKVFRSSEMYLIIVEAKIARNDLTGAAQDIKALRDIRFGDAQPLPIYASQQEAYAALLNERRVEFAFEGHRWKDIKRLGVRANQGAERDPIDVAEFGMTPRLAPDDFRFTLPIPLVEFNGNPELRAQQNPGYNN